From the genome of Thermus sediminis, one region includes:
- a CDS encoding protoglobin domain-containing protein → MAKLVELVREALEQMPPETRFRPEDEEVIARHRETLLSWTPELVQAFYDTLFAHPPTKAVFREGERPDREKTLEGWWQRTVEGPLDETYFAWMAKVGLVHVVRGVKNPMTLSMLSFVADFVENKSFKAVLPEAEPLSEAFHRLNTSVGVVITYAYDSFRAQALYEITGIEGALMDRIGQQESQAILKRLIEEGE, encoded by the coding sequence ATGGCCAAGCTTGTGGAATTGGTACGAGAAGCTTTGGAGCAGATGCCGCCGGAGACCCGTTTCCGGCCTGAGGACGAGGAGGTCATCGCCCGGCATAGGGAAACCCTCCTCTCCTGGACCCCTGAGCTGGTCCAGGCCTTCTACGACACCCTCTTCGCCCACCCCCCCACCAAGGCCGTCTTCCGCGAAGGGGAGCGGCCTGACCGGGAGAAGACCCTGGAAGGGTGGTGGCAGCGGACGGTGGAGGGACCCCTGGACGAAACTTACTTCGCCTGGATGGCCAAGGTGGGCCTGGTCCACGTGGTGCGGGGGGTCAAAAACCCCATGACCCTCTCTATGCTTTCCTTCGTGGCGGATTTTGTTGAGAACAAGTCCTTTAAAGCCGTACTCCCGGAAGCGGAACCTTTGAGCGAGGCCTTCCATCGCTTAAACACGTCCGTGGGTGTGGTGATCACCTACGCTTACGACTCCTTCCGGGCTCAGGCCCTCTACGAGATAACGGGCATAGAGGGCGCTCTCATGGACCGTATAGGCCAGCAAGAGTCCCAGGCTATCCTAAAAAGGCTCATAGAAGAGGGGGAATGA
- a CDS encoding PAS domain-containing protein: protein MVQPLLPTYLLQAVLDQLAESVLMTNVEGRILYVNAVFEALTGYGREEVLGKNPRILKSLWRPRGWRRGSRRFWGKVFG, encoded by the coding sequence ATGGTCCAGCCCCTTCTCCCTACCTACCTTCTCCAGGCGGTCCTGGATCAGCTGGCTGAGAGCGTCCTCATGACGAACGTTGAAGGGAGGATTCTTTACGTGAACGCAGTCTTTGAAGCCCTCACCGGCTACGGGAGGGAGGAGGTGCTGGGGAAGAATCCGCGGATCCTCAAATCCCTTTGGAGGCCCAGGGGGTGGCGCAGAGGATCGCGCAGATTTTGGGGTAAGGTTTTTGGGTAG